A single region of the Theileria annulata chromosome 4, complete sequence, *** SEQUENCING IN PROGRESS *** genome encodes:
- a CDS encoding uncharacterized protein (SMART pfam:Tfb4 (PF03850) at aa 27-370, E()=1.10e-04;~5 probable transmembrane helices predicted for TA11370 by TMHMM2.0 at aa 56-78, 98-120, 169-191, 277-299 and 330-352), which yields MFKCLSLEGNEVLESNVNETISDLIPSEDALVLILDLSPGRWYLGVAPKPEEPEKRIYLHNFFTVLANFLKFYGYMSVRNKSLIIVANNHSSYHFTHILLFTPIYSYLLNSLLFSFKILYEGIVYNDWTDSCFGGDNSNSVDTNLKLMWNKIIDFINEGLSYPDSDTQLTSAISMGFLCINYSVYINFSFINLNRIKCTNEGFGRKIIIFDISNSENYKSQYIGLMNIAYSALSQNITINTFALGQPSRILEQLSAITNAKYLLVSKLLNFDLNFNHINQYLTQLITVLILFIILFWYLPSEGMSEMLSTNLSFDFGNVGICYCHYKSVDVTYLCPCCFAGNFYSLIRFIVYCSEIDDKGKYRIICMVCGSRLTRKLIKQKLSSEADFSKI from the exons ATGTTTAAATGTTTATCATTAGAAGGGAATGAAGTATTAGAATCAAATGTAAATGAGACGATATCAGATTTAATACCATCAGAAGATGCTTTAGTATTAATACTTGATTTATCACCAGGTCGTTGGTATTTAGGAGTTGCTCCAAAACCAGAAGAACCTGAAAAACGAATTTATCTACATAATTTCTTCACAGTACTAGCAAACTTTCTAAAATTCTATGGTTACATGTCTGTTAGAAATAAATCTCTCATTATTGTAGCCAATAATCATTCATCGTATCATTTTACACATATACTCCTATTTACTCCTATATACTCCTATTTACTCAATAGTTTGTTGTTTAGttt TAAGATATTGTATGAAggtatagtatataatgatTGGACTGATTCTTGTTTTGGAGGTGATAATTCCAACTCTGTtgatacaaatttaaaactcATGTGGAATAAAATCATTGATTTCATTAATGAAGGATTATCTTATCCTGATTCTGATACTCAATTAACATCAGCCATTTCAATGGGTTTTCTATGTATCAATTATTCagtttatattaattttagttttatta aCTTGAATAGAATTAAATGTACAAATGAAGGATTTGGGAGGAAAATAATCATATTTGatatttcaaattctgaaaattataaatcaCAGTATATTGGACTGATGAATATCGCATATTCTGCTCTATCACAG AATATTACCATTAACACTTTCGCATTAGGACAGCCATCT AGAATTTTAGAACAGCTAAGTGCAATAACAAATGCTAAATATCTACTCGTTTCAAAACTTCTCAactttgatttaaattttaatcataTTAATCAATATCTAACACAACTCATTACTGTATTAATCTTATTCATTAtctta TTTTGGTATTTACCATCAGAAGGAATGAGTGAAATGTTAtcaacaaatttatcatttgatttTGGAAATGTTGGAATATGTTATTGTCATTATAAAAGTGTAGATGTAACATATTTGTGTCCATGTTGTTTTGcaggtaatttttattcattaataagATTCATAGTCTATTGTTCGGAAATTGATGATAAAGGTAAATATAGAATAATTTGTATGGTTTGTGG ATCAAGACTTACTAGAAAACTTATTAAACAGAAACTCTCATCAGAAGCCGATTTCTCCAAAATTTAA
- a CDS encoding endoplasmic reticulum lumen protein retaining receptor (ERD2 homologue), putative (Tap579b07.q1c.cand.40 - score = 7.94;~SMART pfam:ER_lumen_recept (PF00810) at aa 2-209, E()=1.00e-111;~3 probable transmembrane helices predicted for TA11365 by TMHMM2.0 at aa 60-82, 103-125 and 182-204;~Signal peptide predicted for TA11365 by SignalP 2.0 HMM (Signal peptide probability 0.733, signal anchor probability 0.063) with cleavage site probability 0.459 between residues 28 and 29): MSMNLFRLSGDMCHVVSLLLLIWKLKTSKNCLGISARMQELYLIVFICRYVDLFLYFISVYNTVMKVLFITITAFSIYLIRFKAPISQTYNRKIDKFSYEKYLLGPVLVLTLVTTKTYKVFDVLWTYSIWLESVAILPQLTMLYQQREVENITSHYVATMGAYRALYVVNWVYRYFFESPPYVCIICWVAGLIQTALYVDFFYYFAKSKWYGKKLVLPFTGDV, from the exons atgtCTATGAATTTGTTCCGTTTAAGTGGCGATATGTGCCACGTTGTAAGTCTTCTTTTACTTATTTGGAAACTTAAAACTTCTAAAAACTGTCTTGGAATCTCTGCTCGAATGCAAGAACTTTATCTCATTGTATTCATATGCAG ATATgttgatttatttttatattttataagTGTTTATAATACGGTGATGAAGGTGTTATTTATAACAATAACAGCATTTTCTATATATCTGATAAGGTTCAAAGCACCAATTTCACAAACATATAACCGTAAAATCGATAAATTCTCTTATGAAAAATATCTACTAGGACCAGTTCTag TATTAACATTAGTAACTACAAAGACATATAAAGTATTTGATGTATTATGGACATATTCAATTTGGTTAGAAAGTGTAGCAATATTACCCCAATTAACAATGTTATATCAACAACGTGAAGTTGAGAATATAACGTCACATTATGTTGCTACAATGGGAGCTTATAGAGCACTTTATGTTGTTAATTGGGTTTATCGCTACTTCTTTGAAAGCCCACCATATGTCTGCATCATTTGCTGGGTTGCAGGACTCATACAAACTGCACTCTATGTCGACTTCTTCTATTACTTTGCTAAATCCAAATGGTATGGTAAAAAACTTGTACTTCCATTTACCGGTGATGTCTAA
- a CDS encoding uncharacterized protein (SMART 3 transmembrane domains at aa 36-58, 93-115 and 128-150; ZnF_NFX (SM00438) at aa 547-562, E()=0.00e+00;~Apicoplast targetting peptide predicted by the PlasmoAP tool;~3 probable transmembrane helices predicted for TA11360 by TMHMM2.0 at aa 36-58, 93-115 and 128-150;~Signal anchor predicted for TA11360 by SignalP 2.0 HMM (Signal peptide probability 0.000, signal anchor probability 0.993) with cleavage site probability 0.000 between residues 62 and 63), with product MLIGIRYYALELLNRCYNLRFLRLLRRNYRLLFPKWINNDTFPLYSLFLSIFLFWLYYEIFCVSPVCPYYTGPELTPLINKFKSIGKTYKPTLYLFNSKLQWIFLLIYCRLELFYKLFNYKLCLQNSLSFYKLIYNFFIYFLKILLNSFFFKKIFNSQPIISLREAVEGHNSSIVILDWYLPKWISPQCEQCTLFKHINTINPTNTLPNDPDITKFINTSKTTTKSTNKLSSNKLNRNVNRNVNRINDMEMNMEENTRIGKGIRNRKMEQDYFKMYTIQSVEFQENMKIVNSDTDISASSASYISEDSINSPNSFTPKHIHKHTLHNSNSMYRDNNMYRDNTQHSTNTVYRDNSMYRDNTMYNSNTMYQSSTMYKDNTVYNSNTMYKSNTMYKGNTMYKNSTMYNISTAINTMYPNTIDNIKALDNNTMDNIRALENNTVDNSTMDKVRVSDVGTPVNISNMDMNMVDGVMDRMKLEDERNISSVISDQSSDKFDPYFYKFIDKDFDKFHKTVFNESGPNPKIIRGVIVIIGDMNISYRICSTRVGCYCNSKPYQPHDSCYSCNMSDKLDHEGYSLEHPGFPVLRALVSDALSSGFACVHLHLNVNLGMASEAFPDSIPLRSFPISLYSDVLLDLNCALDKVSQRFPNSPILAVGISFGANILLEYMAVSAQGGSVKLFSDTEDNGQNTNTFPDNHSFNSFDSFSQLKTHIDPVNTVGNTIGNTIGNTGGNTNVSVIDSVSETKVKSKKSKTNQYDSDKLGNINFDEIYEDHFLLNFNKEEFNTDIKTVYPEESREVYLNPERISAAVCINPNLRLSSNILYNLSKRRKRSMYRRFCLSKFRIELISLLNSVHCKRSNTKLTKECTNFNCCHYSKVISKYNFIKKIFYYFYIKRSKCHKYSIEKLITHLHREYRHSYRDLDKTDYINYGEFLFNRCGVRTTADFKLSVLMTVKHRFEREGQDSKIKVRHISEPPIYKCINKNVCTNLRIGKSIFSRKLNKVHKMLNSKVTKYITNLINSEYTRNLTNIKENLELLKTPTLVLYSLDNSIFTLKDIDIFDVIKNPNIVYYVSQTGGLSTFLSGNIYKFILFIGLRPSTWFIAPILEFLEEMSTKSKTF from the exons ATGTTAATTGGTATAAGATATTATGCTTTAGAATTATTGAATCGTTGTTACAATCTACGGTTCCTCCGCCTATTACGTAGGAATTATAGATTATTATTTCCCAAATggataaataatgatactTTCCCTTTATATTCTCtttttttatcaatttttttattttggCTTTATTATGAGATTTTTTGTGTTTCACCAGTTTGTCCTTATTATACAGGACCTGAATTAACtccattaattaataaattcaaatctATAGGGAAAACTTATAAACCTACACTCTACCTTTTTAATTCAAAATTACAATGGATTTTCCTCCTTATTTATTGTCGTcttgaattattttataaattatttaattataaactttgtttacaaaattctttatcattttataaattaatttataatttcttcatatattttttaaaaattttattgaaTTCGTTCTTTTTTAAAAAGATTTTCAATTCACAACctattattagtttaaGAGAAGCTGTAGAAGGACATAATTCTTCTATTGTTATATTAGATTGGTATTTACCAAAATGGATTTCACCACAATGTGAACAAtgtacattatttaaacatattaatactattaatcCAACTAATACATTACCTAATGATCCagatataactaaattcattaatacCAGTAAAACTACTACCAAATCCACTAATAAACTGAgtagtaataaattaaatagaAATGTAAATAGAAATGTGAATAGAATAAATGATATGGAAATGAATATGGAAGAGAATACAAGAATAGGTAAAGGTATAAGAAATAGGAAAATGGAAcaagattattttaaaatgtatacTATACAGTCTGTGGAATTTCAAGAGAATATGAAAATTGTTAATTCTGATACTGATATATCAGCAAGTTCGGCTTCATATATTTCTGAAGATTCTATTAATTCACCAAATTCTTTTACACCTAAACATATACATAAACATACTCTACACAATTCCAATAGTATGTATAgggataataatatgtataGGGATAATACTCAACACAGTACCAATACTGTGTATAGGGACAATAGTATGTATAGGGATAATACAAtgtataatagtaatactaTGTATCAAAGTAGTACAATGTATAAGGATAATAcagtatataatagtaatacaATGTACAAGAGTAATACAATGTATAAAGGGAATAcaatgtataaaaatagtactatgtataatattagtacAGCCATTAATACTATGTATCCTAATACTatagataatattaaagcattagataataatactatggATAATATTAGAGCATTGGAAAATAATACAGTGGATAATAGTACTATGGATAAGGTTAGAGTATCTGATGTTGGTACACCtgttaatattagtaatatgGATATGAATATGGTAGATGGTGTAATGGATAGAATGAAATTAGAAGATGAAAGAAATATATCATCAGTAATATCTGATCAAAGTTCTGATAAATTTGATCCATActtttataaattcattgataaagattttgataaatttcataa AACTGTATTTAATGAATCGGGACCGAATCCGAAGATAATTCGAGGTGTTATAGTAATAATTGGTGACATGAACATATCTTATAGAATTTGTTCTACTAGAGTTGGTTGTTACTGTAATTCAAAACCATACCAGCCACACGATTCATGTTACTCATGTAACATGAGTGACAAATTAGACCATGAAGGGTATAGCCTTGAGCACCCAGGCTTTCCAGTACTCCGAGCACTAGTAAGTGATGCACTAAGTTCAGGCTTTGCATGTGTTCACCTACACTTGAATGTGAATTTAGGAATGGCGTCTGAAGCTTTTCCAGATTCAATTCCACTCAGATCATTTCCAATTTCACTCTACAGTGATGTGCTTCTAGATTTAAACTGTGCACTTGATAAGGTGTCACAAAGGTTCCCAAACTCTCCAATACTAGCAGTTGGCATATCATTTGGTGCAAATATTCTACTGGAATATATGGCAGTGTCGGCACAAGGCGGCTcagtaaaattattctcaGATACAGAAGATAATGGACAGAATACAAATACATTCCCAGACAATCATTCCTTTAATTCATTCGATAGTTTTTCACAACTTAAAACACATATTGATCCTGTTAACACAGTTGGTAACACAATTGGTAATACAATTGGTAACACTGGTGGTAATACAAATGTTAGTGTGATTGATAGTGTGTCAGAGACTAAAGTTAAATCGAAGAAGTCAAAGACAAATCAATATGACTCGGATAAACTTGGTAACATAAACTTTGATGAGATTTATGAGGACCATTTTCtacttaattttaataagGAGGAGTTTAATACGGATATAAAAACAGTATATCCAGAGGAGTCTAGAGAAGTGTATTTGAATCCTGAACGTATATCCGCGGCTGTATGTATTAATCCAAACCTGAGACTATCAAGTAACATACTATACAACTTATCTAAGCGTAGAAAACGTTCAATGTATAGGAGATTTTGTTTATCCAAATTCAGAATTGAGTTAATTTCACTATTAAACTCAGTACACTGTAAGAGATCGAATACTAAGTTAACAAAGGAGTGTACTAACTTCAACTGCTGTCACTACAGTAAAGTCATTTCTAAATACAACTTCATTAAGAAGatattttactatttcTACATCAAGAGATCGAAATGTCATAAATATTCCATTGAGAAATTGATTACACATTTACATCGTGAATACCGTCACTCATACCGTGATCTAGACAAAACAgactatataaattatggcgaatttttatttaataggTGTGGAGTCCGGACTACAGCGGATTTTAAGTTATCAGTACTAATGACTGTGAAACATAGATTTGAACGTGAAGGACAAGATAGTAAGATCAAAGTTAGACATATATCTGAACCAccaatatataaatgtattaataaGAATGTTTGTACAAATTTAAGAATAGGGAAATCAATTTTCTCTAGAAAGTTAAACAAAGTAcataaaatgttaaattcCAAAGttactaaatatattaccaatttaattaattctgAGTATACTCGAAATcttactaatattaaagaaAATCTTGAATTACTCAAAACACCAACACTCGTATTATATTCACTTGATAATTCCATTTTCACACTTAAAGATATTGATATTTTCGATGTTATCAA GAATCCgaatattgtatattatgTATCACAAACAGGTGGATTATCAACATTTCTTTCAggtaatatatataaatttatattatttataggATTAAGACCATCAACATGGTTTATAGCACCAATATTAGAATTTCTAGAAGAAATGTCAACAAAATCTAAAACtttctaa